In Lepidochelys kempii isolate rLepKem1 chromosome 8, rLepKem1.hap2, whole genome shotgun sequence, a single genomic region encodes these proteins:
- the LOC140915802 gene encoding protocadherin gamma-A10-like isoform X33: MADTLSRQDFKRRVLRCCILVTVWEAVSGQIHYSIPEEMEIGSFVGNIAKDLGLDLKELSDRGVSLVARGRTQYFGLNLKNGHLFVNERMDREQICGHIAKCVLNIEVLAENPVKLYRGEVEIKDINDNSPSFPENESALEISEYTARGTRFPLEKAHDPDVGLNSLQNYKCSQDSYFILNVETGDDGVKYPELILETSLDREQQAVHNLILTATDCGDPVKTGSTIIRIVVLDGNDNAPEFTQSVYKVSVKEDIPVGSVVLRVTASDRDEGINAQIKYSFLKISERFDKKFKLDPETGDIQVTAKLDFEELVFYEFDIQARDEGGLSAYCKVLIEITDVNNHIPGITVTSAFSPIAEDSLLGAVIAILNVHDRDSGENGEVTCSIIPENLPFKLERSFDNFYTVVTDRALDREQVSEYNVTVVATDRGIPPLSSNKTVFIEILDKNDNRPVFDQKYYTAYIPENSTPGVSVFHMKANDVDWRENARVTYSIIEGDRSEVPLSSYISINSETGALYALRSFDYEQFREIRFQVQAQDGGSPPLSSNVSVTLFILDQNDNSPHILHPSFPTDGSTGVELAPRSSEPGYLVTKVVAVDADSGQNAWLSYQLLKATEPGLFSVGLHSGEIRTARSFVDKDALKQSLVVLVKDNGQLPLSATATVTVVVADSIPEILSDLSSLSAPADPQSSLTLYLVISVASVSSLFFTFILVFLALRLRRWRNSQLFDSSSVTFSGVPVSQFVGIDGVRAFLHTSPQETVLYKDCGLKEFCFQGGSASNTLTGINSAVNKQTESFDEETSTRNALDIFLETTK, encoded by the coding sequence ATGGCGGACACACTGAGTAGACAGGATTTCAAAAGGCGAGTCTTGCGTTGCTGTATCTTGGTCACCGTTTGGGAGGCAGTTTCGGGACAGATTCATTATTCGATTCCTGAGGAAATGGAGATAGGATCCTTCGTGGGGAACATCGCAAAGGACCTGGGACTGGATCTAAAGGAGCTTTCAGACCGCGGAGTAAGCCTTGTTGCCAGAGGTAGGACACAATATTTTGGTTTGAATTTGAAAAACGGCCATTTATTTGTCAACGAAAGGATGGACAGAGAGCAGATCTGTGGTCATATTGCAAAATGTGTGTTAAATATTGAGGTGCTTGCGGAAAATCCAGTGAAGCTTTACAGAGGCGAGGTGGAAATAAAGGATATAAATGATAACTCGCCCAGTTTCCCAGAAAATGAAAGCGCGTTAGAAATCAGCGAGTATACTGCAAGAGGCACACGTTTCCCATTAGAAAAAGCTCATGACCCTGACGTAGGACTGAATTCGCTACAAAATTACAAATGTAGCCAAGACAGCTATTTTATCCTGAATGTAGAAACCGGAGATGACGGTGTAAAATACCCGGAATTAATATTGGAGACATCTTTGGATAGAGAACAACAAGCAGTTCATAATTTGATCCTCACCGCCACTGACTGTGGGGATCCTGTAAAAACAGGATCAACAATAATCCGTATTGTGGTGTTGGATGGAAATGACAATGCCCCAGAATTTACGCAATCGGTGTATAAAGTGAGTGTAAAGGAAGACATTCCTGTGGGTAGTGTGGTGCTCCGGGTAACAGCCTCGGACAGGGATGAAGGCATAAACGCACAGATCAAGTATTCGTTTCTCAAAATCTCAGAACGGTTTGAcaaaaaatttaaattggatCCTGAAACTGGGGACATCCAAGTAACTGCAAAGCTTGATTTTGAAGAATTAGTATTTTATGAATTTGACATACAAGCGAGGGACGAAGGCGGGCTATCAGCCTACTGCAAAGTTCTGATAGAGATTACTGACGTTAATAATCATATCCCTGGGATCACCGTCACATCTGCTTTCAGTCCCATTGCCGAAGATTCCCTCTTAGGTGCAGTGATTGCTATTCTTAATGTGCATGATCGAGATTCTGGGGAGAATGGTGAGGTCACTTGTTCTATAATTCCAGAAAACCTCCCATTCAAATTAGAGAGGTCATTTGATAATTTTTACACTGTGGTGACTGATAGAGCTTTGGACAGGGAGCAAGTCTCCGAATACAATGTCACTGTTGTAGCCACAGACCGAGGGATTCCTCCTCTCAGCTCAAACAAAACTGTCTTTATAGAAATTTTGGATAAAAATGACAACCGGCCTGTCTTCGATCAAAAATATTACACGGCCTATATCCCAGAAAATAGCACCCCAGGTGTTTCTGTATTTCATATGAAGGCAAATGATGTGGACTGGAGGGAGAACGCCAGAGTCACTTACTCCATTATTGAAGGAGACAGAAGCGAAGTGCCTTTGTCCTCCTACATTTCTATTAACTCCGAGACTGGGGCTCTCTACGCTCTGCGCTCCTTCGATTACGAACAGTTCCGGGAGATTCGGTTCCAAGTGCAGGCTCAGGATGGGGgttccccacctctcagcagtAATGTTTCCGTCACTCTCTTTATACTGGATCAGAATGACAACAGCCCGCACATCTTACACCCCTCCTTTCCCACCGATGGCTCCACGGGAGTGGAGTTGGCCCCTCGCTCCTCCGAGCCGGGTTACCTGGTCACTAAGGTGGTGGCGGTGGATGCAGACTCCGGGCAGAACGCCTGGCTCTCCTACCAGCTGCTGAAGGCTACAGAGCCGGGGCTCTTCTCTGTGGGACTCCACAGCGGTGAGATCAGGACAGCGCGCTCCTTTGTAGACAAAGATGCGCTCAAGCAAAGTCTGGTGGTTTTAGTGAAGGACAACGGGCAGCTCCCTCTCTCTGCCACGGCCACTGTCACGGTGGTGGTGGCTGATAGCATCCCCGAAATCCTCTCCGATTTAAGCAGCCTctcagctcctgcagacccccaGTCCAGCCTCACCTTGTATTTGGTGATCTCTGTGGCTTCCGTTTCCTCCTTGTTCTTTACCTTTATCCTAGTGTTCCTGGCCCTGAGGCTTCGCAGGTGGAGAAACTCGCAGCTGTTTGACTCCTCGAGTGTGACTTTCAGTGGAGTTCCCGTCTCGCAGTTTGTGGGGATTGATGGAGTCAGAGCTTTTCTTCACACTTCTCCCCAGGAGACTGTCCTATATAAGGACTGTGGATTAAAGGAATTCTGCTTTCAAGGGGGAAGTGCTTCAAACACTCTTACGGGTATTAATTCTGCTGTCAACAAGCAGACTGAATCGTTTGATGAAGAAACAAGTACCAGAAATGCTCTCGACATCTTCTTGGAG